Proteins from a single region of Geminicoccaceae bacterium:
- a CDS encoding MOSC domain-containing protein, which translates to MRAFRIAELRVGAVGPLGPNAIPSGIDKTAVSGPLMARAEGLEGDEQGDTRHHGGADKALHAYPALHYPAWKNDLPERAACLRPGAFGENLVIEGATEDDLCLFDRYRLGGVIVEVSQTRQPCWRLNLRFDLPDMAARVQETGRTGWYFRVISEGLIAPGDRVELIARPCRDWPLTRVWRLLYRDTSDHDALTAFAALPGLPESWQRMVDARLAQGAIEDWRPRLETPD; encoded by the coding sequence ATGAGGGCATTCCGGATTGCCGAACTGCGCGTTGGCGCGGTCGGGCCGCTGGGCCCGAATGCGATTCCCTCCGGTATTGACAAGACGGCCGTCTCCGGTCCGCTCATGGCCCGGGCCGAAGGGCTTGAGGGCGACGAACAGGGTGATACCCGCCATCACGGTGGCGCGGACAAGGCGCTCCATGCCTATCCCGCCCTGCACTATCCGGCTTGGAAAAACGATCTGCCCGAACGCGCGGCGTGTCTCCGCCCCGGTGCCTTTGGCGAGAACCTGGTGATCGAGGGTGCGACGGAGGACGATCTCTGCCTGTTCGACCGCTATCGGCTGGGCGGCGTGATCGTCGAGGTCAGCCAGACCCGCCAGCCCTGCTGGCGGCTCAACCTGCGCTTCGACCTGCCCGACATGGCGGCCCGGGTGCAGGAAACCGGCCGCACCGGCTGGTATTTCCGCGTCATCTCGGAAGGCCTCATCGCGCCCGGCGACCGGGTGGAGCTGATCGCGCGACCGTGCCGGGACTGGCCGCTCACCCGTGTCTGGCGGCTTCTCTACCGCGATACTTCAGACCATGACGCCCTGACCGCCTTCGCTGCACTTCCGGGTTTGCCGGAAAGCTGGCAGCGCATGGTGGATGCGCGGCTGGCACAAGGGGCGATCGAGGACTGGCGACCGCGCCTCGAAACGCCGGACTGA
- a CDS encoding DUF488 family protein, which yields MRSARQSGPDAPGERIRVKRIYHAPRVSDGKRILVDRLWPRGMAKDRARLFQWCREIAPSDELRHWFHGHPDQWQAFTTRYETELAAHDDLVRELAEHAREDVVTLLYASKNEAHNNAIVLRNYLRQWLEREGQT from the coding sequence ATGCGGTCGGCACGGCAGTCCGGCCCCGACGCCCCCGGCGAGCGTATCCGCGTCAAGCGGATCTATCACGCGCCACGCGTGTCGGACGGCAAGCGGATACTGGTCGACCGCCTATGGCCACGCGGGATGGCGAAGGACCGCGCCCGGCTATTTCAATGGTGCAGGGAGATCGCACCGAGCGATGAGTTGCGGCACTGGTTTCACGGTCACCCCGATCAGTGGCAGGCGTTCACCACGCGCTATGAGACGGAGCTTGCCGCCCATGACGATTTGGTCCGCGAACTTGCCGAACATGCGCGCGAGGATGTCGTCACGCTGCTTTATGCCTCGAAGAACGAGGCGCATAACAACGCCATCGTGTTGCGCAATTACCTGCGCCAATGGCTGGAACGGGAGGGGCAGACATGA
- a CDS encoding carboxymuconolactone decarboxylase family protein, producing MSDLRLPGPAKDLVERRHALAPETEDAFRAFSKAVFAEGALDARGKQLVAVAVPHVTQCPWCIEGHVKAARRAGALDEQVMEAIWVATEMRAGTSWAHALKAVEMIGDTDGQDN from the coding sequence ATGTCTGACCTGCGTCTTCCCGGGCCGGCCAAGGACCTCGTCGAGCGGCGTCATGCCTTGGCGCCGGAGACCGAGGATGCTTTCCGCGCCTTTTCCAAGGCGGTGTTCGCCGAGGGCGCGCTGGATGCGCGCGGCAAGCAGCTTGTCGCAGTGGCGGTCCCGCATGTAACGCAATGTCCATGGTGCATCGAGGGCCATGTCAAGGCGGCCCGGCGCGCGGGCGCCTTGGACGAACAGGTCATGGAGGCGATCTGGGTCGCCACGGAAATGCGCGCCGGCACCTCCTGGGCCCATGCGCTGAAGGCGGTGGAGATGATCGGCGACACGGACGGGCAGGACAACTGA
- a CDS encoding hemerythrin domain-containing protein — MTKPTPPQDPAGLTRYIEAEYHAKHRARLPELAALSEKVETIHAGQADVPAGLAEVLHRMIGELEVHMKKEELILFPAIRNAAPGLDAPIAAMRADHDDHEAEVEQIRHLTNGLTLPDGACRSWMRLYAGVGEFLDNLAAHIRLENDVLFPQFETPGAGHV, encoded by the coding sequence ATGACCAAACCGACACCCCCGCAAGATCCCGCCGGCCTCACCCGCTATATCGAGGCCGAGTATCATGCCAAACACCGCGCCCGGCTGCCCGAACTGGCGGCACTGTCGGAAAAGGTGGAAACCATCCATGCCGGGCAGGCGGATGTTCCTGCAGGGCTGGCCGAGGTGCTGCACCGGATGATCGGTGAACTCGAGGTGCACATGAAGAAGGAGGAACTGATCCTGTTTCCCGCCATTCGCAACGCGGCACCGGGGCTGGACGCCCCGATTGCGGCGATGCGGGCGGATCACGACGACCACGAGGCAGAGGTCGAACAGATCCGGCACCTGACCAACGGCCTGACATTGCCGGACGGCGCCTGCCGAAGCTGGATGCGGCTCTATGCCGGGGTCGGTGAATTCCTTGACAATCTCGCAGCCCATATCCGGCTGGAAAACGACGTGTTGTTTCCGCAATTCGAGACCCCTGGCGCAGGCCATGTCTGA
- a CDS encoding group III truncated hemoglobin — MSPADPQIITARPRITAELMARTGLNEDRLTELVHRFYDKVRADAVLGPIFAARISDWGPHLERMVDFWSSVALVTGRYHGAPMPAHVTLPVDWNHFERWLALFRETAAETCPPEGAAHVIERAERIARSLHMAVEDARPEPSRSCSDRRIPT; from the coding sequence ATGTCACCTGCCGACCCACAGATCATCACAGCCCGTCCGCGAATAACCGCCGAGCTCATGGCGCGGACCGGACTGAACGAGGACAGGCTGACCGAACTGGTGCATCGCTTCTACGACAAGGTGCGCGCCGACGCCGTTCTCGGCCCGATCTTCGCCGCCCGGATTTCCGACTGGGGCCCGCACCTGGAACGCATGGTGGATTTCTGGTCCTCGGTCGCGCTGGTGACGGGCCGCTATCACGGCGCCCCGATGCCGGCCCATGTGACCCTGCCAGTGGATTGGAATCACTTCGAACGCTGGCTGGCCCTGTTCCGCGAAACCGCGGCCGAGACCTGCCCGCCCGAGGGTGCCGCGCATGTCATCGAACGTGCCGAGCGGATCGCACGCTCGCTGCATATGGCGGTCGAGGATGCCAGGCCCGAACCGTCCCGTTCCTGCTCTGACCGAAGGATACCGACATGA
- a CDS encoding Rrf2 family transcriptional regulator, translated as MNLTSFTDYGLRMLMRMASAPDRAFSTAVMAEEFKLSRNHLTKIMQRLAQGGIVETRRGANGGAVLRANPAEIRLGDVVRLLEQGQALVECFGPGGGDCTIDGCCRLKARFRQAEVRFIEDLNGSTLADIALPERVAA; from the coding sequence ATGAACCTTACATCCTTCACCGATTACGGGCTTCGCATGCTGATGCGCATGGCGAGCGCCCCCGACCGGGCCTTCTCGACTGCCGTCATGGCCGAGGAATTCAAGCTGTCCCGCAATCACCTGACCAAGATCATGCAGCGGCTGGCGCAGGGCGGCATCGTCGAGACCCGGCGGGGGGCGAACGGTGGCGCCGTCTTGCGCGCCAACCCCGCCGAGATCCGGCTGGGCGACGTCGTGCGGCTGCTCGAACAGGGGCAGGCGCTGGTCGAGTGTTTCGGGCCGGGCGGAGGCGACTGCACGATAGACGGCTGTTGCCGTCTGAAGGCCCGGTTTCGACAGGCAGAGGTCAGGTTCATCGAGGATCTGAACGGCTCGACACTTGCCGATATCGCCCTTCCCGAACGGGTAGCAGCATGA
- the ccoN gene encoding cytochrome-c oxidase, cbb3-type subunit I — MTETLSVSERRIGMILSVLLALTGLAMAAAARHGVMSLHGFMALVLGLGLAFLLGGALYDPESPADRLRHYDDAPTRFGIIMTLIWAMIGMAVGVWVAALLYWPEATPLWPATSFGRLRPVHTTGIIFGFGGNALIATSFHVLQRTSRARLADSVSPWVVLIGYNLFCAWAVTGYLMGSTQSKEYAEAEWYADLWLVVIWVIYFALYIRTLARRNEPHIYVANWYYLAFILVVAMLHIVNNLALPVRWTAAQSFPVWSGVQDAMVQWWYGHNAVAFFLTSGFLGMLYYFLPVRSGRPIWSYRLSIVSFWGITFFYIWVGSHHLHYTALPYWAQTLGMTFSVMLLVPSWASAGNAIATLNGAWHKVRDDATLRFMFVAAVFYGLSTFEGSFLAIRPVNSLSHYTDWTVGHVHSGTLGWVAMIVFGAIYTLVPQLGGQSGMASPRAVEWHFWLAVAGTLVYVVSMWNAGITQGLMWRTYDANGALSYSFVQSVQAMAPYYLLRTIGGGLFLTGAAICAWNCRATMRGAAGHAADRPLVAQPAE, encoded by the coding sequence ATGACCGAAACACTGTCGGTTTCCGAACGCCGGATCGGCATGATCCTGTCGGTCCTGCTGGCCCTGACGGGCCTTGCCATGGCAGCCGCCGCACGCCACGGGGTCATGTCGCTGCACGGGTTCATGGCGCTCGTGCTCGGCCTCGGCCTGGCTTTCCTGCTCGGTGGCGCACTCTATGACCCGGAGTCTCCGGCGGATCGGCTGCGCCATTACGACGATGCGCCGACGCGGTTCGGTATCATCATGACGCTGATCTGGGCGATGATCGGCATGGCCGTAGGCGTGTGGGTTGCGGCGTTGCTCTATTGGCCAGAGGCAACGCCGCTCTGGCCGGCGACCAGTTTCGGCCGTCTGCGCCCCGTACATACAACCGGCATCATCTTCGGTTTTGGTGGCAACGCGCTGATCGCCACCTCATTCCACGTCCTGCAACGCACGTCACGCGCGCGGTTGGCCGATTCCGTCAGCCCCTGGGTCGTGCTGATCGGCTACAACCTGTTTTGCGCCTGGGCCGTCACCGGTTACCTGATGGGATCGACCCAATCCAAGGAATATGCTGAAGCCGAATGGTACGCGGACCTTTGGCTGGTGGTAATCTGGGTCATCTATTTCGCGCTCTACATTCGGACGCTCGCCCGCCGGAACGAGCCGCATATCTATGTCGCCAACTGGTATTATCTGGCCTTCATCCTGGTCGTGGCGATGCTGCATATCGTCAACAATCTCGCATTGCCGGTGCGCTGGACGGCAGCGCAAAGCTTCCCCGTCTGGTCGGGGGTGCAGGATGCGATGGTGCAATGGTGGTATGGCCACAACGCGGTCGCCTTCTTCCTGACCTCCGGGTTCCTGGGGATGCTCTACTATTTCCTGCCGGTGCGGTCGGGGCGGCCGATCTGGTCCTATCGCCTGTCGATCGTCAGTTTCTGGGGCATTACCTTCTTTTACATCTGGGTCGGTTCACACCACCTGCATTACACCGCGCTGCCCTATTGGGCGCAGACGCTGGGGATGACGTTTTCGGTCATGCTGCTGGTGCCGAGCTGGGCCTCGGCGGGCAATGCCATCGCCACGCTGAACGGCGCCTGGCACAAGGTGCGCGACGACGCCACGCTTCGCTTCATGTTCGTTGCCGCCGTGTTCTACGGGCTGTCGACCTTCGAGGGATCTTTCCTTGCCATCCGCCCCGTCAATTCTCTCAGCCACTATACCGACTGGACCGTGGGCCACGTCCATTCCGGCACGCTCGGCTGGGTCGCCATGATCGTCTTCGGCGCAATCTACACGCTCGTTCCCCAGCTCGGCGGCCAGTCCGGGATGGCCTCACCCCGCGCGGTCGAGTGGCATTTCTGGCTCGCCGTCGCCGGCACGCTGGTCTACGTCGTGTCGATGTGGAACGCCGGTATCACCCAGGGGTTGATGTGGCGCACCTATGACGCGAACGGCGCGCTGTCCTACAGCTTCGTCCAGTCGGTTCAGGCGATGGCCCCCTATTACCTGCTGCGCACTATCGGCGGCGGGCTGTTCCTGACCGGAGCGGCGATCTGCGCCTGGAACTGTCGTGCCACGATGCGCGGAGCGGCGGGCCATGCCGCCGACCGGCCTCTTGTCGCGCAGCCGGCGGAGTGA
- the ccoO gene encoding cytochrome-c oxidase, cbb3-type subunit II, which produces MLKLHYNLEKISMGLVAAIIAAASIGGMVEIAPLFTIDETVELPDDLRPNTPLELAGREIYIREGCYACHSQMVRSLADELDRYGPYSLAAESAYDHPMLWGSKRTGPDLARLGGKYSDDWHVAHLIDPRSMVPASIMPSYPWLTRTLDTDLLSDSLATLARLGVPYDAGMIASADADALAQSRPDSDAADEFQERYGARPAVRIFDGDPSRLTEMDALVAYLQSLGRLTDAPYRTLAEGNQ; this is translated from the coding sequence ATGTTGAAACTGCACTACAACCTGGAAAAGATCTCGATGGGGCTGGTGGCGGCAATCATCGCGGCCGCCTCGATCGGTGGAATGGTCGAAATCGCACCGCTCTTCACCATCGACGAGACCGTCGAACTTCCCGATGACCTGCGCCCCAATACCCCGCTGGAACTGGCCGGGCGCGAGATCTACATCCGCGAGGGCTGCTATGCCTGCCACAGCCAAATGGTGCGCAGCCTGGCCGACGAACTGGACCGCTACGGCCCCTATTCGCTGGCCGCGGAAAGTGCCTACGATCACCCGATGCTCTGGGGATCGAAGCGGACCGGCCCGGACCTGGCCCGACTGGGCGGCAAATATTCCGACGACTGGCATGTGGCGCACCTGATCGACCCGCGCAGCATGGTGCCGGCCTCGATCATGCCGTCCTATCCGTGGCTTACGCGAACGCTCGATACGGATTTGTTGTCGGATTCGCTGGCTACGCTGGCCCGTCTCGGCGTGCCCTATGACGCAGGCATGATCGCGTCGGCGGACGCCGATGCACTGGCACAAAGCCGCCCCGACAGCGACGCGGCGGACGAGTTTCAGGAGCGCTACGGCGCGCGGCCCGCGGTCCGTATCTTCGATGGCGATCCGTCGCGACTGACGGAGATGGATGCGCTTGTCGCCTATCTCCAGTCTCTCGGCAGATTGACCGATGCGCCCTATCGTACCCTGGCGGAGGGCAACCAATGA
- a CDS encoding cbb3-type cytochrome c oxidase subunit 3, with protein sequence MTHDILVYLSKTVGLIWLMGLFLVVVIRAYSPSRRKAYDAAARSVLQGESGRDE encoded by the coding sequence ATGACCCATGACATCCTGGTCTATCTGTCCAAGACCGTTGGCCTGATCTGGCTGATGGGGTTGTTTCTGGTTGTGGTCATCCGCGCCTACAGCCCGTCACGGCGCAAGGCATATGACGCCGCCGCCCGGTCCGTACTGCAAGGCGAGAGCGGCCGAGATGAGTAA
- the ccoP gene encoding cytochrome-c oxidase, cbb3-type subunit III: MSNPTDQRRLPGADPHTGNRKVDPVTGYDTTGHDWNGITELNTAFPKLVIWALALTFLYSVATWILLPAWPTGRDYTRGLLGLDQGEEAVEGYRELSDGRRHWLSRFSDDNFDTLRSDTTLMTVAMPAAERLFADNCAACHGLLGGGGPGFPVLSDNTWLWSGEPGEIATTIRHGINAEDPDTRYAEMPAFDWMERPDRIALARFVGDLPNGSADFGSSAGTVFAENCSSCHGETGAGGLEIGAPSLTDEAVIYGQDAETVMQILRRGRHGVMPAWAGRLSDAEINLLTLYVSQLGQHDGGTR; this comes from the coding sequence ATGAGTAACCCGACCGACCAAAGGCGACTCCCGGGGGCGGATCCGCATACCGGCAACCGCAAGGTCGATCCGGTCACCGGCTACGATACGACCGGCCACGACTGGAACGGTATCACCGAGCTCAATACCGCGTTTCCGAAACTCGTGATCTGGGCGTTGGCGCTGACGTTTCTCTACTCGGTGGCTACCTGGATTCTTCTGCCTGCATGGCCGACCGGGCGCGATTACACGCGCGGGCTGCTGGGGTTGGATCAGGGCGAAGAAGCGGTCGAGGGCTATCGCGAGCTATCCGATGGGCGGCGGCATTGGTTGTCGCGGTTTTCGGATGATAACTTCGATACCTTGCGCTCCGATACGACGCTGATGACGGTCGCGATGCCCGCTGCCGAACGTCTGTTCGCCGATAACTGCGCGGCCTGCCATGGCCTGCTTGGGGGGGGTGGGCCGGGATTTCCGGTCCTGTCGGACAACACGTGGCTCTGGAGTGGCGAACCTGGAGAAATCGCCACGACGATCCGTCACGGTATCAATGCTGAAGACCCCGACACCCGCTACGCCGAAATGCCTGCCTTTGACTGGATGGAACGGCCGGATCGGATCGCGCTTGCCAGATTCGTTGGCGACTTACCGAACGGATCTGCCGATTTTGGGAGCTCTGCCGGCACAGTTTTTGCCGAAAACTGCAGTTCCTGCCATGGCGAGACCGGGGCCGGCGGTCTCGAAATCGGCGCACCGTCCCTCACGGACGAGGCCGTGATCTATGGCCAGGATGCGGAAACGGTGATGCAAATCCTCCGGCGTGGCCGCCACGGCGTGATGCCTGCTTGGGCGGGTCGATTGTCAGATGCCGAAATCAACCTTCTGACCCTCTATGTTTCACAGCTTGGTCAACATGATGGAGGCACGCGATGA
- a CDS encoding DUF2189 domain-containing protein yields the protein MLEPLPTLRKPDRPASPHARALPASSALDWLQAGWRDVRMAPWSSLAYGLFLTLISYAVLWVLHASNLLYLAFPATSGFLIVGPFLAIGLYEKSHMHGKGRQIAFLDMLVFRPASGGQLAYAGLLLGLLILFWLRAADLLYALFFGLFPFPGAEEALTNVLTTPRGWALIATGTLVGGLFAAFAFAISVFSIPMLVSRKTDALTAMGLSFILTVQNLRPMLVWGMIVAFGLGFSAVTGLIGLIVLFPILGHGTWHAYQAIAGDGQ from the coding sequence ATGCTGGAACCACTTCCGACCCTTCGCAAACCGGACCGACCTGCTTCACCCCATGCACGCGCCCTGCCGGCATCTTCGGCGTTAGATTGGTTGCAAGCAGGTTGGCGAGATGTGCGAATGGCGCCATGGTCCAGCCTTGCCTATGGTTTGTTCCTGACACTGATATCCTATGCGGTCCTGTGGGTGCTTCATGCGAGCAATCTGTTGTATCTCGCGTTTCCCGCCACTTCAGGGTTCCTGATTGTCGGCCCGTTCCTGGCGATCGGTCTCTACGAGAAGAGTCACATGCACGGAAAGGGCAGGCAAATCGCGTTTCTCGACATGCTGGTATTTCGGCCGGCGTCAGGAGGGCAATTGGCCTATGCGGGCTTGCTGCTGGGCCTTCTCATCTTGTTCTGGCTCAGGGCGGCAGATCTTCTTTATGCACTGTTCTTTGGCCTTTTCCCTTTCCCCGGCGCGGAGGAGGCGCTGACCAATGTGTTGACGACACCCCGGGGATGGGCGCTGATTGCAACAGGCACGCTGGTGGGCGGGCTGTTCGCAGCTTTCGCCTTTGCGATCAGCGTCTTCTCCATTCCCATGCTGGTTTCTCGCAAGACCGATGCACTGACCGCTATGGGGCTGAGCTTTATCCTGACGGTGCAGAACCTGCGCCCCATGTTGGTTTGGGGAATGATTGTTGCCTTTGGATTGGGCTTTTCAGCGGTCACCGGCCTCATTGGACTGATCGTTCTCTTTCCCATTCTCGGTCACGGCACCTGGCACGCCTATCAGGCGATAGCCGGTGATGGGCAATGA
- the ccoS gene encoding cbb3-type cytochrome oxidase assembly protein CcoS, giving the protein MSFLLLIPLSIGLGLLGLCAFFWALRNGQFDDPNGAAWRILFPDHPLETEGESDGKLAPDTQDSNP; this is encoded by the coding sequence ATGAGCTTCCTGCTGCTCATACCTCTTTCGATTGGGCTCGGTTTGTTAGGTCTTTGCGCCTTTTTCTGGGCGCTAAGGAACGGACAGTTCGATGACCCTAATGGCGCCGCGTGGCGCATCCTCTTCCCTGATCACCCACTTGAAACAGAAGGAGAATCCGATGGCAAACTGGCTCCCGACACTCAAGACAGCAACCCCTGA
- a CDS encoding peroxidase has protein sequence MANWLPTLKTATPEEGYELAVKLARVAVKLTQPDAEVRDRLRSEYAEAFAISASMMVTASDNAQSPSPKARSIIRT, from the coding sequence ATGGCAAACTGGCTCCCGACACTCAAGACAGCAACCCCTGAAGAGGGCTATGAACTTGCGGTTAAACTTGCACGGGTTGCCGTGAAACTTACCCAGCCCGACGCGGAGGTGCGCGACCGTTTGCGATCGGAATACGCGGAAGCCTTCGCCATTTCGGCTTCGATGATGGTAACAGCCTCGGACAACGCGCAGAGTCCAAGCCCGAAGGCACGCTCGATCATACGAACCTGA
- a CDS encoding LacI family DNA-binding transcriptional regulator: protein MSERPGARAWLSLRHLACIRIHSKASIQYRSRGCQVRNEGTYALTARSLENDRRTMTALARGKSKLTSHQLAALLGVSQSAVSRAFTPGSSISAKLRARVLSGAEKFGYQPNAIASMLATKRTNMVGIVVSEMRNPFYPVLIEKLTQELQGIGLQSLLFNVTPGARIEEQLAAIHIYDVDAIVVVSATILSERALAWASEGRRTILLNRQSNEELTTICVDNTAGSRAAVDHFHAIGRKRIGYVAGLTKTAIGVGRQGAFLTRLAECGLTLAGICSDEAYTYEAGWKAAIELLKYKPDAIQFASDILALGGIDALKARGIDVPGDLAVAGFDDIEMASWPHYSLTTYRQPIDELVAAVVARIADPTIDPAAFEHVTLPGKLIQRQSTAVPMPSSDQLCCKRRADQGESARTWNEG from the coding sequence ATGTCCGAGCGCCCGGGCGCCCGCGCTTGGCTCTCGTTGAGACATCTTGCTTGCATCCGAATTCATTCAAAGGCATCCATCCAATATCGGTCACGAGGTTGTCAAGTCCGGAACGAAGGTACATATGCGCTGACAGCGAGATCACTCGAAAATGACAGGAGGACGATGACGGCTCTCGCACGCGGAAAATCGAAGCTCACCTCGCATCAGCTCGCGGCGCTGCTCGGTGTGAGTCAGTCAGCCGTCTCACGCGCCTTCACGCCGGGCTCCAGCATCTCGGCGAAGCTCCGTGCGCGTGTGCTCAGCGGTGCGGAAAAATTCGGATATCAGCCCAACGCCATCGCTTCGATGCTCGCCACCAAGCGCACCAACATGGTCGGTATCGTCGTCTCCGAAATGAGAAACCCGTTCTACCCGGTACTCATCGAAAAACTGACCCAGGAGTTGCAGGGGATCGGCCTGCAAAGTCTGCTCTTCAACGTCACGCCGGGCGCGAGGATCGAAGAGCAGCTCGCCGCGATTCACATCTACGACGTCGATGCCATCGTGGTGGTCTCGGCGACGATCCTTTCGGAGCGCGCACTGGCGTGGGCCAGCGAGGGTCGGCGGACCATCCTGCTCAACCGCCAGAGCAACGAAGAGCTGACGACGATCTGCGTCGATAACACCGCCGGGTCGCGGGCGGCGGTGGATCATTTTCATGCGATCGGTCGAAAGAGGATCGGTTACGTTGCCGGGCTCACAAAAACCGCCATCGGCGTCGGGCGGCAGGGCGCTTTCCTGACGCGGCTCGCCGAATGCGGCCTCACACTGGCGGGCATCTGCTCGGATGAGGCCTATACCTATGAGGCGGGCTGGAAAGCTGCAATTGAACTGTTGAAGTACAAGCCCGACGCTATCCAGTTTGCGTCCGACATCCTCGCACTCGGCGGCATCGATGCGCTCAAGGCGCGGGGGATCGATGTGCCCGGCGACCTTGCGGTCGCTGGTTTCGACGATATCGAGATGGCCTCGTGGCCGCATTATTCACTAACGACCTATCGACAGCCCATCGACGAGCTGGTTGCTGCCGTCGTTGCCCGAATAGCCGATCCGACCATCGATCCAGCTGCATTTGAGCATGTCACCCTGCCCGGCAAACTGATCCAACGGCAATCGACTGCCGTTCCGATGCCATCTTCCGACCAGCTCTGTTGCAAACGTCGCGCTGATCAGGGAGAATCAGCTCGGACATGGAACGAGGGCTGA